In Limanda limanda chromosome 21, fLimLim1.1, whole genome shotgun sequence, a genomic segment contains:
- the metrn gene encoding meteorin: MGRVGIWINAIWILLFAIFHGSLSNYSEDQCSWRGSGLSQQQGSVEQISLHCSEGTLDWLYPKGALRLSLSPRLPSVAVGPGGSSSGLITACVKPSEQFHGAQLYLERDGVLELLVGDRLESSPPPRVRCFSRLPGERVALYLQATPHQDISRRTASFRYELRGDWTARLSLDTNIISSEEACRPCNNTEILMAVCTSDFVVRGNIWSVMEDDNLRAAVIKVSATRVFRQKYALFTGNSRLTSKGEIRTLMQCGVKPGRGSFLFTGRVHFGEAWLGCAPRYKDFQRAYTIAKAAQQIPCELAVD; the protein is encoded by the exons ATGGGCCGTGTGGGGATTTGGATTAACGCAATTTGGATTTTACTTTTTGCCATTTTTCACGGTTCTCTTTCGAACTATTCGGAGGACCAATGCAGCTGGAGAGGAAG TGGTTTGTCCCAGCAGCAGGGCAGCGTGGAGCAGATCTCCCTCCACTGCTCCGAGGGCACCCTGGACTGGCTGTATCCCAAAGGTGCCCTGCGCCTCAGCCTCTCGCCCCGGCTGCCCTCGGTGGCGGTGGGGCCCGGCGGCAGCAGCTCGGGCCTCATCACGGCCTGCGTCAAGCCCTCGGAGCAGTTCCACGGGGCCCAGCTCTACCTGGAGAGGGACGgagtgctggagctgctggtgggGGACCGCCTGGAGTCCTCACCCCCGCCCAGGGTGAGGTGCTTCAGCCGGCTGCCCGGGGAGAGGGTGGCACTGTACCTGCAGGCCACGCCCCACCAGGACATCAGCCGCAGGACCGCCTCGTTCCGCTACGAGCTGAGGGGGGACTGGACCGCTCGGCTGTCGCTGGACACCAACATCATCAGCAGTGAAG AAGCCTGCAGACCCTGCAACAACACGGAGATTCTGATGGCCGTTTGCACCAGTGACTTTG TGGTGCGTGGTAACATCTGGTCGGTGATGGAAGACGACAACTTGCGTGCGGCGGTGATCAAGGTCAGCGCCACTCGCGTGTTTCGCCAGAAGTACGCCCTGTTCACTGGGAACAGCCGCCTGACCAGCAAGGGCGAGATCAGGACTCTGATGCAGTGCGGCGTCAAACCGGGCCGCGGCAGCTTCCTCTTCACCGGGCGCGTCCACTTCGGCGAGGCCTGGCTGGGCTGCGCCCCCCGGTACAAGGACTTCCAGCGGGCGTACACGATAGCCAAAGCAGCCCAGCAGATACCCTGTGAACTGGCTGTAGACTGA